DNA from Cynocephalus volans isolate mCynVol1 chromosome 2, mCynVol1.pri, whole genome shotgun sequence:
ccAAAGGAAAGCAGATGCTCAACATAAACCATATTGTTTACCCAAACAGTTTAGGCTTAGTGAGCCATTCTTACCAGTTAATGATGAGAACCTTCCTGAAATCTTAGTTCCCAATGACAGCTGAGGGCCAACCTTGCAAGCAAGCCTTTCCAAGGTTAGTTGCCTCAGCCTTTTGTGTCAACTCTTTTTTGCATACTGTGGGCTGCCAAGCATGACCATTTTAGTGAGACATCCAGGAACCAAGGAAATGACAACAGCAGTCTTTTAAAGAGGGAGCTGGGCTGGAAGCCTACTGGGGAGGCCTGGAACACACCTGGATTTGCTGCCTGACCCCGTGTCCCCCTGCACTAGTGGGGGGCCATAATGGTGCTTTGGGTCTCTAAATGTCATGGTTAACTCAGTCTACGTGTTCAACAATCCTCAAGGGTCTGGGTAGTCCCCATTACCTGATGCACACTGTTTACAGAGGCAAAAGGGAATGCACTGGTGAGGGGGCACGAGGAGTGTTCAAATCCCCTAGTGGCCATGTCTGGGATCGATGATGGAGATGCCATTACACAAGTGGGTTCTGTGTGACAATGACACACAATGTCGATGACAAGAATGAGAAATAATAGAGGCGAAGTGGCAGCAGTTAACTGTCAGAAGCCAGGGGTCAATGACCACCTTGATGGTCACCAAGATTAGAGTGGCGGGTTACAGTGATGACTCACAGCAAGTGTGGTATTCCTAGGACAGGAGAGATGGGCAGCCAACAGGGGCACATGGCTGAACAGATATAACCAGAAGAGATTAATCAGGAATGGATAAGCAGAAAGCCAGCTTAGTTCCCCAGGGAAAATTCATAGCCCCTTACCCAGTTTCCAGACCACATCAGCTCTAGGACAAGTGTTTTTCCCTCATCCCGCCCTAAAAGGATGTACATCGTTTACTCAGGTAACTTTTCTTGCTATCaagttttgagtttttttttttcaggggccatgctaatcttctctgggTTTTTCCAATTTTAGTATCTGTGCAGCCAAAGCAAGCACtcgagagttctttatatattctggatacaaatcttttatcagatatatgattttcaaatattttctccaagtctatgggttatcttttcattttcttaacagcaTCATTGGagaagcaaaagttttaaattttaatgaagtccaatttgttttttcttttgcagatCGCTTGTGTcataagaaatctttgcctaacccaagggaACAAAAactttctcctgtgttttcttctaaaagttttatcattttaggttttgcatttaggtctatgatccatttgaaggtaatttttgtatatgtgagAGGTATGGATTCCAGTTTTCtctttgcatatggatgtccaattatCCCAGTACCACTTGTTCAaaaggttctcctttctccaccacAGGGTCTTTAacctttgtaaaaaataattGTCTAGCTCTTTCCCCACTGCCGCTGAATTGTGTGGAGGTCAAGGCTCAGGTGTGTTCAAACTTTGGCTTCACCTGTAACCGACAGCTATGGCCAAGGCAGGCATTGCCGCTGGAGGCAAAATAGACGTTAACACTGCTTACAAAAGGTGCTGAGACCGCCTCCCTCTGTGACAGCATAGCACGTGGAATTTGTCAAGCTACGAAGCCTTAGACACGAAGCCCATATCTGGGGCCTTGCATCCACTGTGATGAGCCTATGTATGTCAAGCTAGTGGAGGCTCTTTGTTTTGAACACCAGGTCAGCCTAATTAAGGACAACAAGAAACTAGGGGAACGTGTAGGCCTCTGTAAAACTGACAGAGAAGGAAAACTCTATGAAGCGGTTGGTGTAGTAATTAAGGACTATGGCAAAGAATCTCAGGCCAAGGAGGTCATTGAAGAGTACTTTCTTTATTTTGGCacctggacagtatggggatctgaacccctgaccttggtgttataaggctgtgctctaaccagctgagcaactggccagccctggagagTACTTCAAATGCAGTGAAGTGAGCAAATAAAAAATGTGgctcatgaaaaaaattaattgtccATATATGTGTGTTTGCTTCTGGACTCTCTATCTGTATGCTACTATAATAAtagatacatgtcattaaaaattcgtccaaacccatagaatgcacaACACCGAGAGTGACCCCCTAAATGTAAACTATGGGCTTTCGGTAGTGATGATATGTCAACATAGTTTCCTCCATTGTAACAAACGTAGCACTCTGGTGAGGACACTgacagtgggggaggctgtgcacgTGTGGGAGCAAGAGGCATATGGGAATTCTGTACTTTCTGCTATATTTCGCTGTGAACCTAAAACAGCTCTAAAAAGAAAGTCtgtttaaaaaggggaaaaaccccaaaacattatcaaatgtgtaaaacaaagaacaacaacaaaaactacactAATCATACAGTGTGACATGGCATACAGACAGACAAATAGGTCAGTGGAATGGAATCTAAAGTTCGGAAATAAACCCTCACACTGGTGGtaagttgatttttgacaaggttgCCAAGACCATTCATTGGGGAAAAATAGTGCCTTTGACAAATGGTACTGCAGTAAATGGAtactcacatgcaaaataatgaaatttgaatttgaacctcctatctcacaccatatacaaaaatttaacTCAAATGGATCAAAGTCCTCAtgtaacagtgaaaaaaaaaaaaagcacttagaagaaaacacaggtgtaaatcttcatgatcttgaaTTAGGCAATCCATGGTTTCTCAGACatggcaccaaaagcacaagcaaccgaAAGACAGATACATTGGACaccatcaaaatttaaaaatttgtatttcaaaatataccatcaagaaagtgaaaagataatgtTTACAACATGAAAAGTGTTTTGCAAAATTAATTATGATGATGGTTGCACTCCTCTGCAAacatactaaaaatcattgaattgggTGAATAGTATGGTATGTAAACTATATCTCAATacatctgttaaaaagaaaaaaatgtgcttgAGTCTGGGGGTGCATTTTGTCCCAGGAGTGCATAGGGACCCCAGGTGCCTGAACAGCATCAGGTGGAGGAGGGACAAGGTCAGAGCTGTGAATTGCCAGATGACTCTGCAGGGTGGAGCATGGGCTGGGGGCAGGATGTGTTAAAACATCAAGAGCAAGACCCTCCACGATATATAGGTGTTTATTTCTTTGTGGAGGAAGCTGAGAGTTGTAATAAGATGTGGCGAGATCACGCTCCTTCTGATGTGAAGCACTGAGAAGTGcacaacatcacttctgtgaCGTTCTTGCCAAAAAGAATAACCCTGTCTAATCATGTGTAAACATCAGGCAAAACCAAATTGAAggtcattctacaaaataactgactgGTGTTTTCCAATGGTGTCAAGATCATGAAACATAAAGACAGACTGAGGAACTGTGGAATTGTCCCAGATTGGAGGAGATTAAGGACACATgtcaactaaatgcaatgtgggatcctgTACCAGAAAAATGACATTATGGGACAATTATTGAAATTTGAGAAAGATCTGTAGAGTGGGTAGGTGGAAATGAAAAAGTATTTTGTAGTAGTCTGTTAATTATATTGTGATGGCAATTGTTTATTATAACTTTAGAAATTTCATcagtataaaaataaacttattaaattttttaaaaagggtctgTAGATTAGTTAATAATTTGATATCAATCTGATTTCCTTATTCCAGTAATTATACTTTTGTTTTATAAGATGTTCacatttggggccggcccgtggctcactggttcggatcccatatacagatggccggttcgctcactggctgagtgtggtgctgacaacaccaagtcaagggttaagatccccttaccggtcatctttaaaaaaaaaaaaaaaaaaagatgttcacaTTTGAGGAAGTTGAGTGAAAGATACACAAGcattctttgtattattattattttatttttttctttttatggcggctggctggtacagggattcaagcccttgaccttggtgttacaacactgagctctaaccaactgagctaaccagccctctttgtactattttttaaaacacctttattgaggcataatttaaaTATCATGCAATTGCCCATTTTAACGTATAACTCAAtgattttttagtaaatttaccaaGTTGTGCAAACACCACCACAagccagttttagaacattttcatcaccccaataAGATCCCGCatgctcccagcccagcccaccgctgacctgttttctgtctctatagatttgccttttctgaccattttgtgtaaatggaatcatacaatatatggtctttatttGTCTGGCACAACTTTGCATGTTCTTGAGATCTTTGTACTATTTGAATGGGACAGTTGGTGAAACTTGAATAAAATCTGTAAAAATAGCTTGATAGTATtctaccaatgttaatttcttggttTACAACACTGAATTCTAGTTATACAAGATTTTAACATTAGaagaagctgggtgaagggtatatggggactgtgtactatttttgcaaattttttatgtctaaaataatatcaaaataaacttttttttttaagctcaggGCCTGAGTTGTGCACTGCCTATGATGGTCTACTGTACGGAAATTCTGATTTCTTTCCTGCCAAATAGTTCTGAGGGACCTTCTTCCTCCCAGAGGTCCTTGGTGAGCTGAAGGTTCCTCAAGGTCTTGAGGGGCTGTAGTCACAGAGGGCATGTCCCACAGGGGCTCAGGGAGGAGCTTTCACTTCCCTGTTATGTTTGTGCCTCCACGGCTAAATAGGAGGATGGAGGGTGGTGGGTGGGCCGTGCCTGGTGGGCCTTGGGCGGGCCTGTCAGCCTGAGGCAGGACCCAGCCCAGCAGTGCCATGAGAGGCTGGCAAgctcagagggagagagatgggacTCAAAGGACCTGGGGAGGGCTCTGGGGGCTGAGACCCAGGTCCCTGCCCTGTACATCTGCCCAGGGCCTTCCACAGAAGCTGCTGATGTCAGACCCCAGCTTCCTGTTGCCAGGGCCGAGGGGATGAACCCAGATGGGAGGACACCCAGGCCTCAGAGGAAACAAGAGCTTGGCAGAGAAGAGGGCCAAGCTTGTGAAAAGGCACAAGGACACACATGCAGGCCTGAGCTGAGCCTTGACACATTCACAAGCACAGAGACATGGCCGGCATCGCTCTCTGGCACTCTGTCCCCATGTGTCCTGGCTTCcatcagtcatttctccaccaTGAGCATGGAGGAGACAACTACCTTGGTTTAAAGCAGAGGACAGGCATAGGGACCTGgcctgcccttgaggagctctCAGAGTCCCCAGCTGGGGAGCATCTGGTCTCCCTGGGGGCAATGATGAGCAAAAGGCACTGGACATTGACTAGGTgatgagaggaaggaaggggaccTGGGACAGCCCAGCAGGCACGAAGCCCTCAGGCTGGCACCTGGGCTTGGGGGAAGCAAGGTGACCCCAACATGTGGAGACTCCCCAGGTATGACCAGCAGAGAGGGGCCAGGGCATGCTGGTGGCCCAGGTAGGACCTGGTGATGTGGCTGTCCCTCTGCCCCACTCCTTCCATGGCAGGGCCTGTGCTTGCTTGCCGCCTCTGCCCGCGTGTCTGTATCAATCTGGACTCTGCCACCACTGACTAAAAAACCCACCTCAAACCAGCTGAAGCCAAAAGGAGAagtggggccggcctgtggctcacttgggagagtgcggtgctgataacaccaaggccacgggtttggatcccatatagggatggccagttagctcacttgggtgagcgtgatgctgacaacaccaagtcaagggttaagatccccttaccggtcatctttaaaaacaaaaaaaccaaaaaaccaaaaaaacaaaaggagaaatggCTGCCATACAAAACTGAAAAGGCCAAGTGACCcagaagagtgttccaggcaagGTGGACCCCCAGGCCCCATGACATGAGTCCTCAGCTCAGCCCTGTGTTGGCTCCATCCTCAGAGTGGCCAGTGACCACCTGCAGCCCTCTATagtccccctccccactctgagCTTCCTTTCACAAAGTTCTAAGGAAGTTTCCAGAAATGTGTCTCACTGTCTTAAGTCAGCCTTGGCTCACACAGTTGATTTTGGCTCGCATGTCCATCCCACAGGCCTGGGAGAAACAGGAATCAGCTCTGTCCAGACCACAGGACCAGAGTGTGGGCCGAGTTGGGGCTTCAGGAAGACAGGGAGGGGGGCCTGTTACCTTGAGCCAAGAGGAACTCTAGGCAGGCAGAAATGGCAGGTGACTACTCAGGGTCAGAGGTCCCAGGAGAATGATGGGCTCAGTCATCCCATGTGGGCTGACCGACCCTGCCAGCTGGAAGTCCTTGGGACAGATGCCCCCCACCATGGACCACCATGGCTCAACAGCAAGATGGCCCTTGTGTATGGAGCCCAGCGACTGTGTGGCTGGTGGGCATCAGGTTTCCTGGAAGGAGGAAGAACTTGGCTGGGCCAAGTGTGGCAGGGGGCACTTGCACTCCATTTTGAGGCCAAAGGGAGCTGGAAACGGCTTCAGCAGGGAAGGGTGCGGTCAGAGTTCTATGTTACTGAACAGCCCAGGCCAGCAGCAGGGAAACAGataagtatgtgtgtgtttgggtgggCCAGGCAGTCAGGGCTGGGAGCCAGTGAGTCTGGAGCCTGGAACTTGACCTGGGATGAAAGGGCAGCTGGGACTGCTAAGTGTACAGGGCCTGAGAGACCCAGGGGCGAGGAGGCAGCTGGATACACCCAAGGCTGGAGTGGGCCTAGGTGAACAGCTTGGGCTCTGCCAGCACAGGGCTAGGCTCAGAAGGGGTAAGAACTGGGTGGAGTGGCCAGGATGTCCCCAGCTGGCTGCTTGCCCCTGCCCAGGCCCTGGTTTCCGCCTTCTCAGCCTGGCCAGCCTCTGGGCTCTGTGTGGTCACGGTCACCCCCCTCCACTGTGAAGGGGCGGGAGAGTTCTGAGGCCATTGTTCCTCTCCTGGGCTGGGCTCTGAACAGCAGACGGGGGCTAAGAGCTCTGCAGCCAGCCCTCCCACACACCATCCAAGCTGGGCACCGTGAAGGACGAGGTGGCTCTTCTGGCCACTGTCACCCTCCTGGGAGTCCTGCTGCAAGGTGGGCTGGCTCCTGTCTGGGAGGCGGGTGggcttcagatccctgtaccctGCCTTCTGCCCTCCAGGCCCCAGGGAAGTGCTGGCAGGACCAGGCCCAGGTAAAGGGGGGAGGAGGGGCCTCCAGCCCAGGCTCTGAGTGCCAAGGCCCAGCTGAGGGGCTCGCACTTTCTCAGAGTGGAGAGGAGGAAGCCCTGGAGGGGAGATGTGACTGAAGGGCACACAGTGGAAATCCTAGGCAGGGACCAAGAACGAAAGGGGTGCCTGACCAAGCGGGATAAGTGGAGGGATGGGAAAAGAACGCTTGCTGAGGCACAACTGAGGTAGGCGTGCCAGGTGCCTTGGGGTTGGGGGCTGGTAGTTCCTTGGCCAGCATAAAGAAGACTTGGAGGAGGGCAGTGGCTTTCAGGGATCCAGGTGGAGCATCCAGCTGTGTTGAGCTGTAAAGCCGGGGGGCAGGAGTGCCAGGACGAATGCCTTTCCAGTTGTCTCCTCTCTGGGTGTCCCAGTAAGAAGCTCCCATCTCCTGTCCCTACCTTCAAAGGACTCTCCATACTGGGACCGTGTGGTACTGGACAGGGTTGGAACCACTCCCCCAGCCCCCTGAAAGGTACCTGCTTGATGTCTTTCCCAGACTGGCCCTAGAGGACACATTCCTGCCCCAGATATTACTGCTGCTTGGAGACACCATTGTTCCACAATGTGTGGGCCAAGATAAGGCACAGCCTGGGGTAGGGCATTGAAGAGACTGAAGAGACAGGCAGGCTGACTTGATCTCCAGCTGCACCAGCACTGTGCTGGCATGGCTACCCCTTGGTACCAGTGCACTTGGGATGGGATATGTCTGCAGAGGGCCTGGCACCAAAGGCACCAGGGCCACAGCACTCGCAGGGAGTTGGAGACACTCAGCATTGGGGCTGCGTGTGTGGTTGGGGCCTGGCCTAAGGCCAAGAGGAAGGGCCCCTGCTCACAGTGAACACATAGGGCCAGCCCACCCTCTGCACCTGCCTACTGGAATAGAGGGTGGCAGAGCCCTGGGGTCCTGGGGTTAGGCTGGGAGAGTCCCAGCTGCTACCACCCGGGAGCAGGGGAGAGAGTATCTGTCAGATTTAGGCCTGGGTCCAGAACCCCTGAACATAGAAACCGAGGCAAGAGCCCATGTCATAGTTTGGAGGCACAGAGATCCAGGCTTGAATGACCCTTGCCTGAGGCAAGGTCAGGGGTCCCTCCTGGTGGGTTCTGCAGATGGGTGGGCAGAAACCGTTAGCCACAGGTTGTGTGCTTCCTTGCACCTCCAATGATGCAGCCAGATTTTCCCTCAGGCCCTGGTGGCACTTCCTAGGCCAGGCACCCAAAGCTGAGGTCCATGCCTAGAGATGAAGCTGGGCATTTGCCTGTGTTTTGCAAGTCAAATGATTCAGGAGCAGGTGTCCCCGTGGCTGCATCACCCTCCCATACACCCACAAGGTGGGAGAGGGCCTCTCTGCGCCCCAGACCCCATCCCTGCCCTCCGCATTCAATTTTGCGGACACAGGGCAGGACACGCGATGGGTCGGGCGACAGGTGCCCTCGAGAGGTCGTTAAGGGGGGTCGGAGAAGGGAAACTGCGGGGCCAGACTGGaggcccgcccccgcccccccccgACCGAGGCTGCGGTGCATCCGTACCTGATCCTCGCTCCCCGTCGGCCCCCAGCCTACTTCTCCCTGCAGGTGATCTCGGCGCGCAGGGCCTTCCGCGTGTCGCCACCGCTCACCACCGGCCCGCCCGAGTTCGAGCGCGTCTTCCGAGCCCAGTAAGGAACGGCGGGAGGACAAGAGCGGGGAGCGAGCGAGCCCCGGGCGGGGCGGGGTCCGGGGTGCAGCCCGGCCGGCGCCCTCATCCCATCGCGCCCCCACCGCAGGGTGAACTGCAGCGAGTACTTCCCGCTGTTCCTCGCCACGCTCTGGGTCGCCGGCATCTTCTTTCACGAAGGTCTGGGCGCGGGGCAGGGGCAGACGTACTGGAGCCCCCGGGTCCCCGCGCCAGCATGCTCACTCTGCCCCTCCGTCCCCTGTCGCAGGGGCGGCGGCCTTGTGCGGCCTGGTCTACCTGTTCGCGCGCCTCCGCTACTTCCAGGGCTACGCGCGCTCGGCGCAACTCAGGTGAGAACCGGGACGGGGCTCCCCGGGAGCGAAGTGGGGCCGGAGAAGGGTCGCTCGTGGGCGGGGTTCCGATGGCCCCAGCCCGAGCCGATGGCGGGCAGCTTGTTGGAGGAGGGTGCCTTTTGGGGAGCAGTTAGGCGGGACCCCGGCGGCGGCCGGTGCAGGACCTGGTGGAGGTCCTAGTAGGGCTGGTGGGCGGACCCAGCCCAGCGGTGGCGGCGGCCGAGGGCCGGGGGCCGGGGGCCGGCCGCCGCCTCCGCTGAGCGCCGCCTGCAGGCTGGCCCCGCTGTACGCGAGCGCGCGCGCGCTCTGGCTGCTGGTGGCGCTGGCGGCGCTCGGCCTGCTCGTCCACTTCCTCCCCGCCACGCTGCGCGCCGCGCTCCTCGCGGGACTCCCGAGGCTGCTGCGGAGGCCCTGAGACCAACGACACCAGGTCGGCGGAGCTGGGGCAGAAGAGCCGGAGCGTCCGAGAGCACGGGGGAGGGGTGCTCGCCTCCGCCTTCCTGTGTGATTAAAATTCCGGTGACCAGACCCCGGCTGCGTTCTCTGGGTCGGAGGGGGTCGCGCACTGCGGAGTTTGGAGGGGCCCACCGCGTGCCACTACAGTTGGAGGGGGGAGTCCCGGAGGCGGCGTGGGCGGGGCCGCAAAGCAAAGGGGCCTCCCCCGGGGGGGCTCGACCCGGTCTTCTCCCGCCCTACTCTCAGCCTCTGGGGCTACACCCCCAGGCCTGGCCCATGGGGC
Protein-coding regions in this window:
- the LTC4S gene encoding leukotriene C4 synthase; this encodes MGSVIPCGLTDPASWKSLGQMPPTMDHHGSTARWPLCMEPSDCVAELCSQPSHTPSKLGTVKDEVALLATVTLLGVLLQAYFSLQVISARRAFRVSPPLTTGPPEFERVFRAQVNCSEYFPLFLATLWVAGIFFHEGAAALCGLVYLFARLRYFQGYARSAQLRLAPLYASARALWLLVALAALGLLVHFLPATLRAALLAGLPRLLRRP